Sequence from the Deinococcus malanensis genome:
GTCCGGCCTGCCTCTCATCAGGGTAAGCGCCGGCCCCGGAGGAGAGATCAGCATGACCGCGAACAACGAATTCTTCCTGACCACGGCGATTGACTACGCCAACGGTGCCCCGCACATCGGCCACGTGTACGAGAAGATTCTGGCCGACGCCATCGTGCGCTACCAGCGTCTGGCCGGAAAGAACGTCACCTTCGTCATGGGCACCGACGAACACGGCGAGAAGATCAGCAAGGCCGCCGCGAAAGAGGGTCTGACTCCTCAGGCTCTGGTAGACGACCTGAGCGTGCGCGCCTTCAAAGGCCTGTGGGACCGCCTGGGCATCAGTTACAGCGAGTTCATCCGCACCACCGAAGGCCGCCACAAGCGCTTCGTGCAGGACGTCCTGCAGCGTGTCTATGACAGTGGGGACATCTATTTCGCCGAGTACGAGGGTCTGTACTCGGTGGGCGCCGAGCGTTACGTTACCGAGAAGGAGCTTGTCGAGGGCCCCGACGGCGTGCGCCGCTTTCCCGGAGACAAGGACCCGCCCGAACTGCGGCGCGAGGCCAACTACTTCTTCCGCATGGAAAAGTACCAGGAGTGGCTGCTGGGCTACCTGCGCGAGAACCCGGACCTGATTCAGCCCTCCGGCTACCGCAACGAGGTCCTGGAAATGCTCAGGGAGCCCATCGGGGACCTCAGCATCAGCCGCCCGAAAAACCGCGTGCCCTGGGGGGTCGAGCTGCCCTGGGACGCCGACCACGTGACCTACGTGTGGTTTGATGCGCTGCTCAGCTACCTCACGCCGCTGGTCACCCGGGGAGTGAACGAGACTGTCAGCGGGCTGGCGTGGCACGTGATCGGGAAGGACATCCTCAAGCCGCACGCGGTGTTTTGGCCCACCATGCTCAAGGCCGCCGGCCTGCCGGTGTACCGCAAGCTGGTGGTGCACAGCCACATCCTGGCCGAGGACGGCCGCAAGATGGGCAAGTCGCTGGGCAACGCCATCGACCCCGAAAAACTGGTCGCGGACTACCCGGTAGACGCCATCCGCTACGCGATGCTGCGCGAGGCG
This genomic interval carries:
- the metG gene encoding methionine--tRNA ligase, which gives rise to MTANNEFFLTTAIDYANGAPHIGHVYEKILADAIVRYQRLAGKNVTFVMGTDEHGEKISKAAAKEGLTPQALVDDLSVRAFKGLWDRLGISYSEFIRTTEGRHKRFVQDVLQRVYDSGDIYFAEYEGLYSVGAERYVTEKELVEGPDGVRRFPGDKDPPELRREANYFFRMEKYQEWLLGYLRENPDLIQPSGYRNEVLEMLREPIGDLSISRPKNRVPWGVELPWDADHVTYVWFDALLSYLTPLVTRGVNETVSGLAWHVIGKDILKPHAVFWPTMLKAAGLPVYRKLVVHSHILAEDGRKMGKSLGNAIDPEKLVADYPVDAIRYAMLREATLSADSPFGEGILVSRLNSDLANDLGNLLSRTVSMIQKYREGVVPAPGQPADRERVIEAAAIALPGEVLRLVGDLKVNMAIEAAMNFVRDLNRYIAESAPWNLAKSEDTQGRLDTVLYTAAEGLRVASVCLEAVIPGKARELRAQLGLGGQTYALTGAWGLTPAGTRVQGGPILFPKPEPKPAPAATVPAKAAPAPRNEKKDMTQAVAQPKINTQPTPTATPASTEALISIDDFARIDLRIAEVVACEAVEKADKLLKLTVRLGDETRTVVSGIRKWYEPADLVGRKVVLVANLKPAKLRGIESQGMILAAEDADGNLDLVGTGLDLPSGTKVR